The Nitrospirota bacterium genome segment GCGACAAGGCTTTTTTTAGCCGAGGCAAAACCTCACCTTTTGCTTTGGCCGTCAGAGTCCCTTTGTTCACGGCTTTTTCCAGTCCGGCCCGAATGACCTTGAGTCCGTTTTCGAGATTTTTCCTGGAGGAATCAAAAATCAGAACTTCAAAGTGATGCATCAAGCCGACCTGAGCAATGCCGGTTCCCATTCGTCCCGCGCCGATGATCCCAATTGTTTTGATTTTATGAACCATGAAAAGTTCCAGATATTTTCCGGTTAAAGTATAACAGCCTGTTGTTTTATTGTAAAAGCCTAAAACTTAGGCAGTCTATATCTAAGAGGGTCATCCGTAAAATGGTATCCCCCGTTTTTAAATGGAGTTTTTTAATGGTACTCCTTGTGTTATACTTAAAAGCATGAAAAATTATCCAGAACCCGAGCCTCTCCCTCGTTCTTTCCCCCAGGACCCTTCACCTGGAGGATTTGTTCAGGACCGGCCGGTTCCAAAATCAAAAAAAGGGTTTTTGTGGTCTCTCCTTTCCCTCCTTGGATTCCTCCTTCTGAAAGGAAAAGCAGTGCTGGCCTTTCTGAAGTTCGGAAAGGTTGCTTTAACCGCGGTTTCGATGATAACCTCGATTTGGGTCTATGCGCTCTTTTGGGGATGGTATTTTGCGCTGGGTTTTGTTGTCTTGATTTTTATTCATGAGATGGGTCACGCGGCTGCGATGCGGATAAAGGGAATTCGCGCCGGGGCGCCTGTTTTTATCCCTTTTTTTGGAGCCATGATTGCCCTAAAAGACCAGCCGCAGAACGCAAAAACAGAAGCTTATATCGCTTTTGGGGGGCCTCTGGCCGGAGCCATTGCCTCAGGAATCTGTTTTTATTTCTTTCAAATGACTCAAAATCATCTCTTTCTTGCCCTTGCCTACACAGGGTTTTTTATGAACCTGTTTAACTTGATCCCGATGAGTCCCCTGGACGGGGGTCGAATCGTTACAGCGATTTCCATCAAACTCTGGGGAATCGGACTGATTGCGATTCTTCTTCTCTTTTTGAAAACGCATAATGTTCTATTGCTTTTAGTCCTTTTAATGGGAGGTTTGCGATTCTGGCAGGTTTATAAGGAAAAAGAGAATCTGTCCTCCGGCTACTATCAGGTTTCTTCATCTTACCGTTGGAAAATGAGCCTGGCTTATTTTGGCCTGATCGCCTACTTGGGTTATATGTCCATCGATTCTCTTAATCTTTTAAATCAAATAATGGTCCGCTAAGAATTGACAGGATGATGTCCTCCCGCTAAAGTATTAAAATATCTAAAAAGGACTTTTGCCGGTTAACAAACTTTGGGAGATTATCGATATGAATAGGCCTTGGCTGAAAAACTACGATTCAGACGTTTCTCCAGAGATCAAAATTCCCTCCATCCCTCTTCACCAAATTCTGATTGATTCCGCAAAAAAATATCCTGAAAACCCGGCTCTTATCTTTTATGGCAAAA includes the following:
- a CDS encoding site-2 protease family protein, with product MKNYPEPEPLPRSFPQDPSPGGFVQDRPVPKSKKGFLWSLLSLLGFLLLKGKAVLAFLKFGKVALTAVSMITSIWVYALFWGWYFALGFVVLIFIHEMGHAAAMRIKGIRAGAPVFIPFFGAMIALKDQPQNAKTEAYIAFGGPLAGAIASGICFYFFQMTQNHLFLALAYTGFFMNLFNLIPMSPLDGGRIVTAISIKLWGIGLIAILLLFLKTHNVLLLLVLLMGGLRFWQVYKEKENLSSGYYQVSSSYRWKMSLAYFGLIAYLGYMSIDSLNLLNQIMVR